In the Vicia villosa cultivar HV-30 ecotype Madison, WI unplaced genomic scaffold, Vvil1.0 ctg.000011F_1_1, whole genome shotgun sequence genome, caaatatttattaattttataactatTAATGACAAATTATGATAATAAATTCTTACTATAAATAATTAAGACATAAATATGCTATAAAAGCTTATAGGTATAATAACAGGAATATGATTTTATGGACAAACTTAACGAACCAATAGAAAAAttgttaaaaattattaaattactaATATAGTTTTCTTCATTATCTAAATTTCATTTATATATCTTTGAATTTatctattaataaatttttttatattgtttgctTTTACACTATTAACTTACTCAATCATCAAAGTTtaattgaaaatcaaattaagtcattttatttatttattttttttgatttaaaagtcattttatttaatataaatgaaaatcaaatcaaaagttaataattataatttattgaaaaaattaaatcaaatcatatttattgaatataaatgaaaatcaaatcaaaagttaataattacaatttattgaaaaaaaataaatcaaatcatatttattgaatataaatgaaaatcaaatcaaaagttaataattataattttattgaaaaaaatcaaaGTCTAATTGGATTTATTCTAAGAAAGTTTCTCACATATCATCAATATCTATCTATGCCACCCTTATATTGGCATACAAAATTCAAAGGCAAGGAAATTTCTACTTAACCGAAAATTGAATGCAgtgatttgttttttttgaatCAGCAAAGAAACAATTCATTAAAATAACCAGCGCACTATAAAACGGCATAAGTATGTGACATAAACCCGTGTAACATTGCAGCTACTTATGAATTCGCAAACAAAAACCGACACGATAAAACTGTTGATGAAGCACATCTAAGTATCATATATTCCCATCATTTAAGCCCTTAATTTCCCTCTGCCAGATATGTTGCCCTGTTGATTAGCATCCCTTGACTTAAACACAAAGTAGAACACAAGTCAAGTGACCTTGAAGTAAACCTCCATGGTAGACTGAAACATCTTGTCTAAGACTCTCTCGAAAATTTGAGCCAAACCAtaaacaaaatcgaaaagctgaaggcTCTTTAACACAATAACGACAGGAAGCAACAAAAGAAATTTCCCGATAATTTCATTCATGTAATTATTGATTGTAAAATCCCCTTACCAATTGCATGAAAAATACATTTCAAATATGACTTTTTTGTCCGGTTCAAGCGTTCAACCGTAATTCTGAGATATGGCTCCACCCAGTGATCCACCTGTCCTCTACAATTTTGGAAGACAACTTCAATAAGCTTTTGAGCTGGCACAATATCGTTATCCTCCATATTTTATCTGCCATAATCTGCAACATGATAgacaaataaatatcaataactgCGAAAATTTATTGTTGTTACTATTATCAATACTAAACTCTATTATGTTCAACCAAACAGGTGGTGATAAGTAACAGTGTAAATCTAACTCACGGATGAAACCATGTTCCATAGACTTTGTTGATAATCAGGATCTTTGCAAGTAAGGAAATCAACCGTTCCTCTTGAAATATAGTTGTCCAAAGGAACCAAGATATTTACAGTAAGTTCAAAActtaacatataaatatataccaaagtgaaattgtaacatcctatttatttttattgagaataaatagtaataatattaattgaaatagaaccaaatggcaaagtggatattAAGGCTTAGTTGAAGGACAATTGTGACATTTCACTTAGCCATAAGCCTTAAGGTTTTGTTTGGTCTCTCACTTTGTtccaaaaatcagattttgttagAGAAGGAAGGGGAGAACGTGGAAATAGAAGGAGGAAGAGAGAAGCTTGTTATTCTTCAACCTTACATGCACCTTGATCAAGCTCTATCCACCATCAATCTCTGATTTTGTTAGATGTTTTCTGTTTTCCTGCAATTAAAAAAAAGATGATCCATGGATTCATCTTCATGGCAGAATATACAGGTTTTTTTCCACATTCACACCAAAGCGAAGAAGCCTATCCTTTGTTGTTATTCGTCCCATGAAGAGAAGCCATAGCTGGAATATCGCTCGAGGTCTTGCAATGTTTAAGTAGAAAACATGTTTCAATGCAACATGTTCCTTCTCCCCACGAATGGTCTGGTACCAATGTGCTGTATGGAATTTACCTTCCTGCACGATGTGATACCATTGTTGTCTATCCTCAATTACCTCTCTCACCTTCAGGATGTGTTTGAGGATCCAAGACCATGTAACATTGATTTGCACTTGAAAAATATCCCTGCCCTTCATATAATACTCATCTATCCACTTCACCCAAAGTTTGTCTTTTTTTCCATGGATATTCCAAAGAGTTTTAACATTGTTGCCTTGTTCCAATCCTTAAGTGCAGTGATATTCAGAACGCCAGGACACCTAGGATCACAAACTTTATCCCACACTATAGGAGCTTTTATGCTATCCTCATTGCCACTCCACAGAAAACTTCTACAAACTGCCTCCACTTGATGGATAATCTTCTTTGGCAATGGAAACACCTGCATCCAACAAGCTGCCACAACAAATAATGTTCTTTTTACCAGCTGACATCTTCCAGTCGAGCTCAAAAGCTTCGATGTCCAATGGCGAATTTTGGCAACGATTTTATCTATCAAAGGCTGGCATTGGCTGATGGAGATTTTTCTACTGGTGAGAGGGGCCCCCAAATATTTGAAAGGTAATTGTCCTTCCTCAAAATTAGTGATTTTCATAATTTTCCTCTTTTCCATCTCATGTGTTCCTCCAAAATAGACTTTACATTTTCTTGGGTTTTCTTTCAAATCGGTTGCTGCAGAGAATTGTTGGAAAGCTTTCATCATTAGGCTTATTGAGATTTCATCTCCCCTAATTTGCCCATTGATGGGGTATCTATAGGAGACACTTTCAATGCAAACCATTATCCAGTCAATGAATTGCTGAGGGAAGTTAAGTTCTTTCATAATGTGCTCAAGGGCTattcattcaacaatatcataTGCTTTCTGTAGGTCCATTTGAATTATGCATCTAAGAGAAAGGTGTTTTCTGTTGTATCCTCTAATCAACTCATGAGCCACTATAATGTTATCTTGAATTGTTCTGCCAGGGACAAAAGTTGACTAACTGTCATCAACAACATCACTAATAACCTTACTCAGTCTTGAAGTCAGGTTTTTTTAGATTACTTTATACACTGTAGTGCAACAGGCTATTGGTCTCAAATCTCTCATATTCTTGGCATGTTTTGTCTTAGGTATTAAGGTGACCAGGGCACAGTTTATGGCTGAATACATTCTGTTTTGTTGAAAAAAATTCTTGAACTGCATTTATCAAATCTCCCTTGATGATATTCCAACTTTTCTTAAAAAATCTAGCATTGTATCCATCTTCCCCAGGAGCTTTATTATCTCCAATACTCTAAAGGGTCTGCCAAATTTCTGTCTCAATGATTGGTTTGATAAGGCAGATGTGTTTATCCATTGGAAGTTGTCTCCCTGTTCTAAGGGCATTTATGTCAACATGGAGGAGGGTTGTGGATGCAGTTCCAATCAGCTCTCCATAGAAGTTAAGAATCTCATTTTCCAGATCTTTAAACTCAGTCAGAATCCTCCCATTATTGTCTTCTAACTTGTGTAATGAAGTTTTCCTGTTTTTCTCCTTGAGGTTTGCATAGAAATATTGATTATTACCATCACCTAATTTGTGCGaatcaatttttgacttctgcagcaaaattttctcttcaagttcaGTACTCTTGATGACCTTTTCACACCAGAATTTCTCATTGTCTATGAGCTGCTGATTGAATATATCAGTAGAGAGAGCCTTCTGAGCCTGAGCCAACATTTCTCTGCTATCCTGGATTTTCTGAACCCCTATTGTTACTTCTTTGATAAGTTTCCTAAGGTCTGGCTGGAGCCTCATGAGTTTCCTTCACAACTTATACATTGGTCTTCCCTGTTCATCCTGCTCCCAACTAGTCTTCACTATAGTATTGTACTGGGAATTCTCAATGACGCAATTCAAGAATCTGAATCTATATCTCCCTCTTTGTCCCTCAGTATAAGTACCCTGCATTTTCAGTAATAAGAGGGAGTGATCAGATATGTGAGGATTTAGAATTTCTATTTCACTAGTGGCAAAGTGTAGGAACCACTCTGTATTTCATATAGCTCTATCTATTCTTGAATAGATAACTCCTTTAGTATGTTAGTTTGACCAAGTGTAGAAGTTTCCCACTGTTTCATGTTCATGTAATCCAGTAGAGTCCATCATATTCTCCAAATCACAATATTCATCATGGAGCACCTCATTCCCTCCAATTCTATCAGTGATCTTGAGGACATTATTGAAGTCACTTATGACAATCCAAGGGCCTTTAACAGTGTTTCCAAATGCCTGTATGTCCTCCCACAACTGCTTTCTCCTAGCTAGTTGATTATGAGCATACACAGCAGAGAGATAATGTGAAAAGTTATCATCCTTTCTGTACACCTCACTATGAATGACTTGATCTGTTTCCTTAATTATTTTCACATCCCAGTTATTAGGTTTCCACATGAGCCACACTCTACCATT is a window encoding:
- the LOC131621798 gene encoding uncharacterized protein LOC131621798, which codes for MKAFQQFSAATDLKENPRKCKVYFGGTHEMEKRKIMKITNFEEGQLPFKYLGAPLTSRKISISQCQPLIDKIVAKIRHWTSKLLSSTGRCQLVKRTLFVVAACWMQVFPLPKKIIHQVEAVCRSFLWSGNEDSIKAPIVWDKVCDPRCPGVLNITALKDWNKATMLKLFGISMEKKTNFG